The Bdellovibrio bacteriovorus genome includes the window AAGAAATCGAAGGTATTGCCACGATCATTCGTGTTGAGCGCCAAAAAGTCGTTCTTCGCAATACAAATTCCGGGCGCTTGGAATTTATCGAAATGAAAAAAGAAGGCAAAGTGGCCTTCGGCAGTGCGCGCCCCTCCTCTGGAACCACGGGCACCGAGGTTCAACGCAGTGGTGACAACACCTTCAGCATCAAAAGAGCCGACGTTCTTAAATACACCAACGACCTTTCAGCCGTCTTGATGCAGGCCCGTGCGGTTCCGAATCGTGAACCCGGCACTGGCAATATCAACGGCTTCCGCATTCTTGATATGCAGCCCGGAAGTATTTACGAACAATTGGGCTTGCAGCGCATGGATGTGATTAAATCCGTTGACGGAACACCGGTCGACAGTCCGGCCAAGGCCATGGAGCTTTATAACTTGCTAAAAAATTCTCCGAAAGTGACCTTGCAAGTGGAACGAAATGGCAAGCAAGAGAACATGACCTACAACATTCAGTAGGTTTTGGGATCGACAGAGAATATTTTTTGCGAATTTAGTTTTTATTTTAGTTTCTGTTTTAGGACGAGGGAGAAACCACATGAAAAAAAATGTCAGCATAGGAATTGCTTCATTGATGACCGCGCAGATCGTGGGACAGGCCGCGAACGCGCAGTTTGATGATTTCCCACCTCCTCCTCCACCGCCGGATTTTGGCGATTCTAACGCTGGTGATTTTGATGGAGGAATGAACAACTCGTTCCCTCCGCCCCCAGCGCCACCAAGCACGATTCCTTCGGCTAATAATGGCGGCTCTCGCGCTGGCGGGGCTCGCAGCGGATCTATCGGCGGCGGGAACGATGTTTTAAGCAAAGATGCCAAAGATAAGTTTTCTAAGGCCGCGATTGAAGACATCAACAGCCAAAACTTCCCCGAAACTATTGAGTCCTTTGATTTTCCCAATGTGGAAATCGCCGACCTAATTAAGGCCATTGGCGAGCTGACCGGTAAGAACTTTATTATCGATCCGGGTGTCCGCGGTAAAATCACGATCGTTGCTCCGTCAAAAATCACCGTGGCGGAAGCTTATAAAGCTTTCTTGTCGTCTTTGGCGATCAACGGTTTCACCGTGGTTCCGATGGGCAGCTTCTTAAAAGTAAAATCAGCAAGAAATGCGCAACGTGATAATATCGAGACATTCTCTGGCGCTTATTATCCGAACGCCGATCAGATGATCACACGTATTATTCACTTAAAACACATTTCTGCCGCGCAAGTGAATCGTGATCTTCGTATTTTACCTTCTAAAGATGGTGAAATGAATATTTACGAACCCACAAACTCGATCATCATCTCTGACTGGGGCGCGAATATTGACCGTGTGATGAAAATCATCAGCCAATTAGATGTTCCAGGATTTGAAGAGCAGCTTGAGGTTATTCCGGTAAAATACGCCAAATCTAAAGATTTATCTGATCTTGTTGATAAAATCGTCAACAAAGGAAGCAAGCCTCAAGGTGGCGCGCCCGGAACATTCACAGCGGGCGTTCCCCGCTTTTCGCGTTCTTCTGGAGCCAGCTCTCAACAAGGGGCCAGCTTTTTTATGGCGATTCCGGATGACCGCACCAATTCAATCATCGTGGTTGGTAATAAATCAGGTATCGTACGTATTAAAAAATTGATCTCGCAATTAGACTTTAAAATCCGCGCGGAAGACACGGGTGGCGTTTACGTTTATTACGTTAAAAATGGAGATGCAGAAAAAATCGCGCAAACTCTTCAAGGTGTGACTAAAGATGCAACTCCAAAACCAGCCACGGGCGGCAGCCTTCTGTCCCCGATTGGGGCTGGTGGACAAATGCAAGCCCCGCAAGAGATCTTTGGGGGCGATGTTAAAATCACCGCAGATAAAAGCACAAACACACTTGTTATCACGGCAAGCAAACAAGACTATGAAGTGGTCTTAAATCTTTTAAACAAAATCGATATCCAGCAAGACCAAGTTTACGTCGAAGCCATCATCATGGAGATGAGTGCTACCGACGGCAACACTTGGGGGGTCGGATACTATAAGTACAGCGATTCTGGGTACGGCAAAGTCGGCTTTAACGGTGGCATTAAAATCGAAGAAATGCTAAGCCCTACGGGTGGCAATGGCGCGGTCATCGGTTTCGGTGAAGGCAAAATGGTTGAAGTGACGGATCCTTTAACTAAAACCAAGTTATCCATCCCAAATCTTGTGGGATTCATCAACTTCCTTAAGACCACTAAAAAAGCCAACATCCTTTCAACGCCTCAGATCTTAACTTTGAACAATCAAGAGGGTGAAATCGAGGTCGGTGATAAAGTCGTCACCGGTTCACAAACGACAACTCCCACAAATGGAACGCCGATCACCACGCCGACGTTTGAAGATGCGACGATCAAGCTAACGTTAAAACCATTTATCAGCCCGGCGACAAACTTGATCCGCATGGAAATCAAACAACAAGTGTCTCAGCTTTCAACGGCGAGCTCTCCGAAGGCTTTCCAAGACTCTACGCAACCGATTGCCAAACGTTCTATCAAAACCACGATCAACGTGAATAACGGTGACACGGCAATCCTAGGTGGACTCATGAAAGAAAATGACATCGAGTCTATTACGAAGGTTCCTCTTCTTGGCGATATCCCCATTATCGGCTGGTTGTTCAAATCACGCACGATTGCCAAAGAGAAGACCAACATGGTCGTGTTCTTGACTCCAAAAATCGTCCGAACTGTGGCAGACTCGAACAAGATTCTTTCGCAAACTCTGGACGATCGTGTTGAGTTTATTAAAAGCCAAGGTGGCGTGGATCCTTATGGTAAAAAGATGGATCCTATTCACCAAAAAGCTCGCGGAAGTGCAACTCCGGATATTCCGGACGACACTCTACAGGAATAATAGATGGCCTCTTTAGATCTTCAAAATGTCCTGTCTAAAGCCACTTCGCTGACACAGGATCAAATTCGCTCTGTTCTTAACAGTCCCTCTGTGGTTCGCCCCGTCAACGTGGGCGAAGCGCTTGCGGCCAAAGAATTTTCTTCAGCGGATGAAGTGGTTGCAGATCTTTGTAAAGAGTTGGGGTTGGATTTCATTAAAGACATCCCCGTCAGTGACATTTCGGCTGACTTAGTTCGCGACATTCCGATCAACTATGCAAAACAGCACAACATCCTTCCTTATAAAGACGAACCGGATGTTTTAACTGCGCTGACCAGCAATCCCGTCAATTTGCATTGCATGGATGATCTAAAGGTTCTTTTCGGAAAGAAAGTAAAACCTTTAGTGACCACGACTCCTCGCCTGCAGGACGCCATCAATAAGGTTTACGAAAAAAGTACGGCCAATCTTTCTGGTTTGGATGAAATTGACGAAGAAGATTATGATCTCGATGATCCGATTGTCGATCTTCTTGAGGCCGGTGAAGATGATGCTCCGGTTATTAAAATGGTGAACAGCCTTTTGTTCCGAGCCGTGAAAGAAAAAGCTTCCGATATTCATATCGAGCCCTATGAAAAAGACATGGCCGTGCGCTTTCGTACGGACGGTATTTTGTTTGACGTCTTTAAACCACCTAAAAAACTGCAAAATGCCATCACCTCGCGTATCAAGGTCATGGCGAACTTAAATATCGCTGAAAAACGTTTGCCGCAAGATGGTCGTATTCCGTTGAAAGTCGGCGGCAAAGATATCGATATTCGTCTATCCACGGTGCCCACCGCTTTTGGCGAGCGCGTGGTGATGCGTATTCAAGATAGATCTAATATCGTTCTTGAACTGACTCAATTGGGTTTTTCAAAAGAAAATCTAGATAAATTAGATGATCTTTTAAGCCGCAGTTACGGAATTTTCCTCGTGACGGGCCCCACGGGTTCAGGGAAATCCACAACCTTGTACGGTGCGCTTTCAAAACTCAATCAACCCGACGTCAACATCTTGACCGTCGAAGACCCCGTGGAGCAACGTATTCACGGGATTGGTCAAGTGCAGGTGAACTCTAAAATCGGGCTGACTTTCGCAGCCGGCCTCCGCTCTTTCCTTCGTCAAGACCCGGATACAATTATGGTCGGAGAGATTCGTGACTTAGAAACCGCCGAACTCGCGATTCAAGCCTCACTCACAGGTCACTTGGTTTTATCGACTCTGCATACCAATGACTCTGCCGGTGCCTTTCCCCGCTTGATTGACTTCGGGGTAGAGCCGTTTTTGATTGCGACGTCAATCATGGGCGTGGTGGCTCAGCGTTTGGTGCGTATTTTGTGCCCGCACTGCAAAGCCCCCCATGAGGCCACCGATTTTGAGATTCAGCTTTTAGGAATTACCAAAGAGCAAGCCAAAAACGCCCACATCTGCCGCCCGATGGGATGCAATCACTGTGGGCAAAAAGGTTATTCCGGTCGAACGACCATCAGTGAGCTTTTAATTGTGACTGACGATATTCGTTCTTTGATCATGCAGCGCAAAGACGGTAACTCGATCAAAAAACAAGCCGTCGCTAACGGAATGAAAACCTTCCGTGATCACGGCGTACAAAAAGTTTTGACGGGAATCACTTCCATTGAAGAACTGACTTCAAATACCCAGTTGGATATTTAGGAATAAAACATGCCTATTTTTGAGTATAAAGGCTTAAGCCGCGATGGAAAAAATGTTAAGGGAGTTGTCGACGCCGACAACCTTCGCACCGCGCGTTTAAAACTCAAAAAAGATAACATCTACGTTATTGATATTCGGGATAAAAAGAAGGCCGATCCGCGTAAAAAATCAGGTCCGCGCTCGACAAAATCAGTGCAAGTTAAAGAGCTCGCACTGATGACACGCCAATTGGCGACATTGATTAAGGCCAATATCCCTTTGGTGGATGCCTTAACGGCCGTGTCCGAACAAGTGGAAAACCCGACTTTGTCAGAGGCCTTGGCCGACTGTAAGAACATGATCAATGAAGGTTCGAATTTTCATAAATCTTTAGGAAAATACCCGAACATCTTTAATAATATTTATATCTCCATGGTGGAAGCCGGTGAGATGTCAGGCAGCTTGGATGTGATCTTAATGCGTCTGGCAGAGTTCACCGAGGCACAAGCCGATTTGCGCGCCAAAGTTTCCAGTGCCATGACCTACCCGATCATTATGATCACCGTCACCGTGGGTCTTTTAGGTTTCTTATTTATTTTCCTTATTCCAAAAATGGTTGTGGTCTTTGAATCCTCCCCCAACCTGCAACTGCCTTGGTACACCGTCATGATGATTAACTTTAGTCAATTCATGGTGAATTATTGGTACATCCTCGCCGGTTTTTTTACGATTGCGTTTTTACTTTTCCGCAATTGGAAGAACTCTCCTGCTGGAAAACAACAATGGGATATTCTCTCATTGAAATTACCGGTCATTGGACCGACGGTACAAATGGTCGCGGTGTCTCGCTTTACACGAACTTTAGCAACCTTGCTTAATGGTGGCGTCCCTATGCTTGCCGCATTAAGTATTGTGCGCAACGTTGTAAATAATCACGCTTTGGCGATAGCGATTGATGA containing:
- the gspC gene encoding type II secretion system protein GspC → MASRNTKNQRPPFERWYSYLLFIFVGYCIADLAILAYRDRMLPQTAPPAHPKSQRMDMSVGRGAYNNITARNIFASNGQIPDALVDKSKGEQREEDPVPSQLPLTLIGTLVHSNPEKSIAAIEVKGKGQVISYSPKKEIEGIATIIRVERQKVVLRNTNSGRLEFIEMKKEGKVAFGSARPSSGTTGTEVQRSGDNTFSIKRADVLKYTNDLSAVLMQARAVPNREPGTGNINGFRILDMQPGSIYEQLGLQRMDVIKSVDGTPVDSPAKAMELYNLLKNSPKVTLQVERNGKQENMTYNIQ
- the gspD gene encoding type II secretion system secretin GspD, which gives rise to MKKNVSIGIASLMTAQIVGQAANAQFDDFPPPPPPPDFGDSNAGDFDGGMNNSFPPPPAPPSTIPSANNGGSRAGGARSGSIGGGNDVLSKDAKDKFSKAAIEDINSQNFPETIESFDFPNVEIADLIKAIGELTGKNFIIDPGVRGKITIVAPSKITVAEAYKAFLSSLAINGFTVVPMGSFLKVKSARNAQRDNIETFSGAYYPNADQMITRIIHLKHISAAQVNRDLRILPSKDGEMNIYEPTNSIIISDWGANIDRVMKIISQLDVPGFEEQLEVIPVKYAKSKDLSDLVDKIVNKGSKPQGGAPGTFTAGVPRFSRSSGASSQQGASFFMAIPDDRTNSIIVVGNKSGIVRIKKLISQLDFKIRAEDTGGVYVYYVKNGDAEKIAQTLQGVTKDATPKPATGGSLLSPIGAGGQMQAPQEIFGGDVKITADKSTNTLVITASKQDYEVVLNLLNKIDIQQDQVYVEAIIMEMSATDGNTWGVGYYKYSDSGYGKVGFNGGIKIEEMLSPTGGNGAVIGFGEGKMVEVTDPLTKTKLSIPNLVGFINFLKTTKKANILSTPQILTLNNQEGEIEVGDKVVTGSQTTTPTNGTPITTPTFEDATIKLTLKPFISPATNLIRMEIKQQVSQLSTASSPKAFQDSTQPIAKRSIKTTINVNNGDTAILGGLMKENDIESITKVPLLGDIPIIGWLFKSRTIAKEKTNMVVFLTPKIVRTVADSNKILSQTLDDRVEFIKSQGGVDPYGKKMDPIHQKARGSATPDIPDDTLQE
- the gspE gene encoding type II secretion system ATPase GspE, which codes for MASLDLQNVLSKATSLTQDQIRSVLNSPSVVRPVNVGEALAAKEFSSADEVVADLCKELGLDFIKDIPVSDISADLVRDIPINYAKQHNILPYKDEPDVLTALTSNPVNLHCMDDLKVLFGKKVKPLVTTTPRLQDAINKVYEKSTANLSGLDEIDEEDYDLDDPIVDLLEAGEDDAPVIKMVNSLLFRAVKEKASDIHIEPYEKDMAVRFRTDGILFDVFKPPKKLQNAITSRIKVMANLNIAEKRLPQDGRIPLKVGGKDIDIRLSTVPTAFGERVVMRIQDRSNIVLELTQLGFSKENLDKLDDLLSRSYGIFLVTGPTGSGKSTTLYGALSKLNQPDVNILTVEDPVEQRIHGIGQVQVNSKIGLTFAAGLRSFLRQDPDTIMVGEIRDLETAELAIQASLTGHLVLSTLHTNDSAGAFPRLIDFGVEPFLIATSIMGVVAQRLVRILCPHCKAPHEATDFEIQLLGITKEQAKNAHICRPMGCNHCGQKGYSGRTTISELLIVTDDIRSLIMQRKDGNSIKKQAVANGMKTFRDHGVQKVLTGITSIEELTSNTQLDI
- the gspF gene encoding type II secretion system inner membrane protein GspF, which produces MPIFEYKGLSRDGKNVKGVVDADNLRTARLKLKKDNIYVIDIRDKKKADPRKKSGPRSTKSVQVKELALMTRQLATLIKANIPLVDALTAVSEQVENPTLSEALADCKNMINEGSNFHKSLGKYPNIFNNIYISMVEAGEMSGSLDVILMRLAEFTEAQADLRAKVSSAMTYPIIMITVTVGLLGFLFIFLIPKMVVVFESSPNLQLPWYTVMMINFSQFMVNYWYILAGFFTIAFLLFRNWKNSPAGKQQWDILSLKLPVIGPTVQMVAVSRFTRTLATLLNGGVPMLAALSIVRNVVNNHALAIAIDEARSNISEGESIAGPLKKSGRFPPIVIHMVNIGEKTGELENMLTQVSDAYDFQVKNKLEGLTSLMGPVVIVLMGFAIGAIVVAVMVPMFEMANIAG